In one window of Mercurialis annua linkage group LG4, ddMerAnnu1.2, whole genome shotgun sequence DNA:
- the LOC126677993 gene encoding uncharacterized protein LOC126677993, giving the protein MDESRVLIGPTSGSGDGVGRLLSLPHPKSGKKTCYLLNNGMLQELHCFKQPYTSWFLGDYVSQDGSLYSATPVDPVFVLLPIFEEARMKKGDDLGKFRQLDEILFIQNYSGYHHLIPIAHDSMQLVCEIKEIGSSKFFRLDDSKAFAWLLCKVSQLKQALPSLDKNYAAQDENNTLADAVAILGEYLKDEPWLKLLCNHLQLNLPEATKKVSNAETSLTENNPASGNFMPEKDKSDSKTKRTSQRGKKAKVETESQNIREMFTRASRRR; this is encoded by the exons ATGGATGAATCCCGTGTTTTGATTGGTCCTACTA GTGGTAGTGGAGATGGTGTAGGACGTTTATTGTCACTCCCACATCCAAAATCAGGGAAGAAGACGTGCTATCTTCTTAATAATGGAATGCTCCAAGAACTTCACTGCTTCAAACAGCCTTACACTTCTTGGTTTCTTGGCGATTATGTTTCTCAAG ATGGCAGCTTGTATTCTGCCACCCCAGTTGATCCTGTCTTTGTTTTGCTGCCTATTTTTGAGGAAGCCAGAATGAAG AAGGGAGATGACCTTGGGAAGTTCAGACAATTGGATGAGATACTCTTTATTCAGAACTATTCTGGATATCATCATTTAATACCAATCGCACACGACTCTATGCAACTAGTGTGTGAAATTAAAG AAATTGGCTCCTCAAAGTTTTTCCGTCTTGATGATTCAAAGGCTTTTGCTTGGTTGCTCTGTAAG GTCTCCCAGTTAAAACAGGCTCTACCCTCATTGGACAAAAATTATGCTGCTCAAGATGAGAACAATACTT TAGCTGATGCTGTTGCGATATTAGGAGAGTACTTGAAGGATGAGCCATGGTTGAAGCTTTTGTGCAATCATTTGCA ATTGAATTTACCGGAGGCAACTAAAAAAGTATCAAATGCCGAAACTTCATTGACTGAAAATAACCCAGCATCTGGAAATTTCATGCCG GAAAAGGATAAAAGTGACAGCAAAACTAAGAGAACCAGCCAAAGAGGTAAAAAGGCTAAAGTTGAGACCGAATCTCAAAACATCAGAGAAATGTTTACCAGAGCCTCTAGGAGAAGATGA